Proteins co-encoded in one Oreochromis aureus strain Israel breed Guangdong linkage group 3, ZZ_aureus, whole genome shotgun sequence genomic window:
- the cth1 gene encoding cysteine three histidine 1, with protein sequence MFKTSSEDLLLPSPELLDSMQSVEESDGDCGGSTVSLAEALLPVTESSPPLIPWVCSTRYKTELCTSYSDDGFCKYAERCQFAHGLHELHVPSHHPKYKTELCRSYHTGGYCYYGNRCLFVHSPTEQRPNLRRRRNVPCRTFRAFGICPFGTRCNFLHVEGKDEDGRHDLANVGEKTSLVQNPQRHQKTKGWKPRGALCRTFSAFGFCLYGTRCHFQHGLPDRIKTSSQHKGLLSTCASRLPSASDSSASSPPPTTPEAPAHNAFTFSSQHLNDLLLPLALHLQKLESTKGQEIWANRVL encoded by the coding sequence ACCAGTAGCGAAGACTTgcttctgccttcacctgagctACTGGACAGCATGCAGTCTGTGGAGGAATCTGACGGTGACTGTGGTGGAAGCACCGTATCGTTGGCCGAAGCCCTGCTCCCTGTGACAGAGTCCTCACCACCCCTGATCCCCTGGGTCTGTTCAACCCGCTACAAGACGGAGCTCTGCACCAGTTACTCAGATGATGGTTTCTGCAAGTATGCCGAGCGCTGCCAGTTTGCCCACGGCCTCCACGAACTCCATGTTCCCTCCCACCATCCAAAGTACAAGACGGAGTTGTGTCGCAGCTACCACACAGGTGGCTACTGCTACTATGGCAACCGTTGCCTGTTTGTCCACAGTCCCACAGAGCAGCGCCCCAACCTCCGTCGTCGCAGGAACGTCCCATGCCGCACTTTCCGTGCCTTTGGGATTTGTCCCTTTGGAACCCGCTGTAACTTCCTGCATGTGGAGGGTAAAGATGAAGATGGCCGTCACGATTTGGCCAATGTTGGTGAAAAGACCTCACTTGTGCAAAACCCCCAGCGCCATCAAAAGACCAAGGGGTGGAAACCTCGAGGGGCTCTGTGCCGCACCTTCAGCGCCTTTGGTTTCTGCCTGTACGGAACCCGCTGTCACTTCCAGCACGGCCTCCCTGACAGGATAAAAACCTCCAGTCAACACAAAGGGTTGCTGTCCACATGCGCTTCACGTTTACCTTCTGCATCAGACTCTTCAGCCTCATCTCCTCCACCCACCACCCCAGAAGCACCAGCACACAATGCTTTCACCTTCTCCAGTCAGCACTTAAATGATCTGCTCCTGCCACTGGCCCTCCACCTGCAGAAGCTGGAGAGCACAAAGGGCCAGGAGATCTGGGCCAACAGGGTGCTCTAA
- the taf6l gene encoding TAF6-like RNA polymerase II p300/CBP-associated factor-associated factor 65 kDa subunit 6L isoform X2, whose protein sequence is MADREERRFAEVSRESVRLMAEGAGVELGDDVAALLAEDVCYRLREATQSSSQFMRHAKRRKLTVEDFNRALRWSNVEAICGYGAQDALPFRSVKEGELFFVEDRDVNLVELALATNIPKGCAETMVRVNVSYLDGKGNLEPQGTVPTAVQSLSDDLLKYYQQITRAILGEDPHLMKVALLDLQSNSKIAALLPYFVYVISGVKSVSHDLEQLNRLMHMVKSLVQNPYLYLGSYVRSLVSSVMYCILEPLAASINPLNDHWTLRDYAALLLSHIFWTHGDLVSGLYHQILLSLQKVLSDPVRPLCSHYGAVVGLHALGWKAVERVLFPHLPAYWANLQAVLDDYSVSNAQVKADGHKVYGAILVAVERLLKMKALSLSQSAEGQSGAHPGSVVGAVSYRVNSPGLSPPPEPLSEAALGIASHLQVGGAGCHWEEWTPVPLPAMYCELYSFFGDSLAVRFSTGTGFGTHSPCTPSQLSDSRKEPPGPASNLDTTRKMPQLTANLNISPRQDGSPRTDPPPPSLSGPGSLPRASSMQRSRSSSSCSRQRSAGLSREVFPKARFTSPQTTPPAFSFLIGGRQMGQRCQGRRPFQTMFATTPPVSAIPPRTYAHKLPVIGRVGKPVRRWTCSHYSLHLPL, encoded by the exons ATGGCGGACCGGGAGGAGCGCCGGTTCGCCGAGGTTTCCCGGGAGTCTGTCAGACTGATGGCGGAGGGCGCAGGTGTGGAGCTCGGTGACGATGTGGCGGCTCTGCTGGCCGAGGACGTGTGTTACCGACTCAGGGAGGCAACGCAG AGCAGCTCTCAGTTTATGAGACATGCCAAGAGGAGGAAGCTGACGGTGGAGGACTTCAACAGAGCTCTGCGCTGGAGCAACGTGGAG GCCATCTGCGGCTATGGAGCCCAGGATGCTCTGCCTTTCCGTTCGGTGAAAGAAGGCGAGCTCTTCTTTGTTGAGGATCGGGACGTCAATCTGGTCGAGCTGGCTCTGGCTACCAACATCCCCAAAGGCTGTGCTGAGACCATGGTGCGAG TCAACGTGTCATACCTGGATGGTAAAGGTAACCTGGAACCTCAGGGTACAG TTCCTACTGCAGTACAGTCTCTGtcagatgacctgctgaagtacTACCAGCAGATCACAAGGGCCATCTTAGGAGAGGACCCGCATCTCATGAAG gtggcTCTGCTGGACCTCCAGTCTAACTCCAAGATTGCAGCCCTGCTTCCGTACTTTGTTTATGTCATCAGTGGA GTAAAGTCGGTAAGCCACGACCTGGAGCAGCTTAACAGACTAATGCACATGGTGAAGAGCCTGGTCCAGAATCCCTACCTGTACCTGGGCTCATATGTACGCAGCCTGGTCTCCAGTGTCATGTACTGCATCCTAGAGCCACTGGCAGCCTCCATCAACCCACTCAACGACCACTGGACTCTCAGGGACTACGCTGCCCTGCTCCTCAGCCACATCTTTTG GACTCATGGGGATCTGGTCAGTGGTCTCTACCACCAGATCTTGCTTTCTCTCCAGAAGGTTCTGTCTGACCCAGTGAGACCACTGTGCTCCCACTATGGAGCTGTTGTTGGCCTTCATGCTTTGGGATGGAAG GCTGTTGAGCGCGTCCTCTTTCCACACCTTCCTGCGTACTGGGCCAACCTCCAGGCTGTGTTAGATGATTACTCTGTGTCCAACGCCCAGGTGAAAGCTGACGGACACAAGGTCTACGGAGCCATCCTG GTGGCAGTGGAGCGCCTGCTAAAGATGAAGGCGCTGTCTCTGTCTCAGTCAGCAGAGGGACAGTCCGGTGCTCATCCGGGTTCTGTGGTGGGAGCTGTGAGCTACAGGGTGAACTCTCCGGGACTCAGCCCACCTCCAGAGCCTCTGTCAGAAGCTGCACTTGGAATTGCCAGCCACCTCCAGGTGGGTGGGGCCGGCTGTCACTGGGAGGAGTGGACCCCCGTCCCTCTCCCCGCCATGTACTGTGAGCTTTACTCGTTCTTCGGCGACAGCCTGGCTGTCCGCTTTAGCACAGGAACAGGATTTGGCACCCACTCGCCCTGCACTCCATCCCAGCTTAGTGACTCCAGGAAGGAACCTCCTGGCCCCGCCTCCAACCTCGACACCACCCGGAAGATGCCACAGCTCACCGCCAACCTCAACATCAGCCCCAGACAGGACGGGAGTCCGCGAACTGATCCACCTCCGCCGAGTCTTTCAGGCCCAGG GTCTCTGCCTCGTGCCTCGTCTATGCAGCGCTCCAGATCCTCCTCATCATGTTCACGCCAACGTTCAGCTGGTCTGTCCCGTGAAGTGTTCCCCAAAGCTCGCTTCACCTCACCTCAGACCACACCTCCTGCATTCTCCTTTCTCATTGGTGGGCGGCAAATGGGACAACGTTGTCAAGGCCGCCGCCCTTTCCAGACAATGTTTGCAACAACTCCGCCTGTTTCTGCTATTCCACCACGTACCTATGCACACAAACTGCCCGTCATCGGCAGGGTGGGCAAACCTGTGCGTCGCTGGACATGTTCACATTACTCCCTTCACCTGCCTCTatag
- the taf6l gene encoding TAF6-like RNA polymerase II p300/CBP-associated factor-associated factor 65 kDa subunit 6L isoform X1, with protein sequence MADREERRFAEVSRESVRLMAEGAGVELGDDVAALLAEDVCYRLREATQSSSQFMRHAKRRKLTVEDFNRALRWSNVEAICGYGAQDALPFRSVKEGELFFVEDRDVNLVELALATNIPKGCAETMVRVNVSYLDGKGNLEPQGTVPTAVQSLSDDLLKYYQQITRAILGEDPHLMKVALLDLQSNSKIAALLPYFVYVISGVKSVSHDLEQLNRLMHMVKSLVQNPYLYLGSYVRSLVSSVMYCILEPLAASINPLNDHWTLRDYAALLLSHIFWTHGDLVSGLYHQILLSLQKVLSDPVRPLCSHYGAVVGLHALGWKAVERVLFPHLPAYWANLQAVLDDYSVSNAQVKADGHKVYGAILVAVERLLKMKALSLSQSAEGQSGAHPGSVVGAVSYRVNSPGLSPPPEPLSEAALGIASHLQVGGAGCHWEEWTPVPLPAMYCELYSFFGDSLAVRFSTGTGFGTHSPCTPSQLSDSRKEPPGPASNLDTTRKMPQLTANLNISPRQDGSPRTDPPPPSLSGPGSVRSLPRASSMQRSRSSSSCSRQRSAGLSREVFPKARFTSPQTTPPAFSFLIGGRQMGQRCQGRRPFQTMFATTPPVSAIPPRTYAHKLPVIGRVGKPVRRWTCSHYSLHLPL encoded by the exons ATGGCGGACCGGGAGGAGCGCCGGTTCGCCGAGGTTTCCCGGGAGTCTGTCAGACTGATGGCGGAGGGCGCAGGTGTGGAGCTCGGTGACGATGTGGCGGCTCTGCTGGCCGAGGACGTGTGTTACCGACTCAGGGAGGCAACGCAG AGCAGCTCTCAGTTTATGAGACATGCCAAGAGGAGGAAGCTGACGGTGGAGGACTTCAACAGAGCTCTGCGCTGGAGCAACGTGGAG GCCATCTGCGGCTATGGAGCCCAGGATGCTCTGCCTTTCCGTTCGGTGAAAGAAGGCGAGCTCTTCTTTGTTGAGGATCGGGACGTCAATCTGGTCGAGCTGGCTCTGGCTACCAACATCCCCAAAGGCTGTGCTGAGACCATGGTGCGAG TCAACGTGTCATACCTGGATGGTAAAGGTAACCTGGAACCTCAGGGTACAG TTCCTACTGCAGTACAGTCTCTGtcagatgacctgctgaagtacTACCAGCAGATCACAAGGGCCATCTTAGGAGAGGACCCGCATCTCATGAAG gtggcTCTGCTGGACCTCCAGTCTAACTCCAAGATTGCAGCCCTGCTTCCGTACTTTGTTTATGTCATCAGTGGA GTAAAGTCGGTAAGCCACGACCTGGAGCAGCTTAACAGACTAATGCACATGGTGAAGAGCCTGGTCCAGAATCCCTACCTGTACCTGGGCTCATATGTACGCAGCCTGGTCTCCAGTGTCATGTACTGCATCCTAGAGCCACTGGCAGCCTCCATCAACCCACTCAACGACCACTGGACTCTCAGGGACTACGCTGCCCTGCTCCTCAGCCACATCTTTTG GACTCATGGGGATCTGGTCAGTGGTCTCTACCACCAGATCTTGCTTTCTCTCCAGAAGGTTCTGTCTGACCCAGTGAGACCACTGTGCTCCCACTATGGAGCTGTTGTTGGCCTTCATGCTTTGGGATGGAAG GCTGTTGAGCGCGTCCTCTTTCCACACCTTCCTGCGTACTGGGCCAACCTCCAGGCTGTGTTAGATGATTACTCTGTGTCCAACGCCCAGGTGAAAGCTGACGGACACAAGGTCTACGGAGCCATCCTG GTGGCAGTGGAGCGCCTGCTAAAGATGAAGGCGCTGTCTCTGTCTCAGTCAGCAGAGGGACAGTCCGGTGCTCATCCGGGTTCTGTGGTGGGAGCTGTGAGCTACAGGGTGAACTCTCCGGGACTCAGCCCACCTCCAGAGCCTCTGTCAGAAGCTGCACTTGGAATTGCCAGCCACCTCCAGGTGGGTGGGGCCGGCTGTCACTGGGAGGAGTGGACCCCCGTCCCTCTCCCCGCCATGTACTGTGAGCTTTACTCGTTCTTCGGCGACAGCCTGGCTGTCCGCTTTAGCACAGGAACAGGATTTGGCACCCACTCGCCCTGCACTCCATCCCAGCTTAGTGACTCCAGGAAGGAACCTCCTGGCCCCGCCTCCAACCTCGACACCACCCGGAAGATGCCACAGCTCACCGCCAACCTCAACATCAGCCCCAGACAGGACGGGAGTCCGCGAACTGATCCACCTCCGCCGAGTCTTTCAGGCCCAGGGTCAGTTAG GTCTCTGCCTCGTGCCTCGTCTATGCAGCGCTCCAGATCCTCCTCATCATGTTCACGCCAACGTTCAGCTGGTCTGTCCCGTGAAGTGTTCCCCAAAGCTCGCTTCACCTCACCTCAGACCACACCTCCTGCATTCTCCTTTCTCATTGGTGGGCGGCAAATGGGACAACGTTGTCAAGGCCGCCGCCCTTTCCAGACAATGTTTGCAACAACTCCGCCTGTTTCTGCTATTCCACCACGTACCTATGCACACAAACTGCCCGTCATCGGCAGGGTGGGCAAACCTGTGCGTCGCTGGACATGTTCACATTACTCCCTTCACCTGCCTCTatag